In Corvus cornix cornix isolate S_Up_H32 chromosome 4A, ASM73873v5, whole genome shotgun sequence, one genomic interval encodes:
- the LOC104691629 gene encoding uncharacterized protein LOC104691629 isoform X5 has translation MSPPGGRGTPPPRALPPRGSAPAVPGAIPGAAGSPRAGLVSEPAPHPFPSLLFLGSCSGFTGPLRTSAKMWPLWGLDVNRVRCDLLFTEAINQRMQVPNRLKVAESCSPGDRKTRTEDVPPSFRMHIPDRISLAEISDTSLRPVLLTQPRKVPSVVVHVSPDPSGDLPFLPSASRASAQRRKRSGHHSSKSRRDRTPSDCAQLALHSPGQHHEGPDSCPLPAPSAPLPLLMEPGRIYSMQNIFQTMYLLGQVLFHRVQDSLRDPAPSSGGH, from the exons ATGTCCCCACCGGGAGGACGTGGGACCCCCCCACCCCGTGCCTTGCCCCCGCGGGGATCAGCGCCCGCGGTGCCCGGAGCCATCCCGGGGGCAGCGGGCTCACCCCGAGCCGG CTTGGTCTCAGAGCCTGCTCCTCaccccttcccatccctcttGTTCCTTGGGAGCTGCAGTGGTTTCACAG GACCCTTGAGGACATCTGCAAAGATGTGGCCGCTTTGGGGACTGGACGTGAACCGGGTGCGCTGTGACCTGCTCTTCACAGAAGCTATCAACCAGAGGATGCAGGTTCCCAACAGGCTGAAGGtggcagagagctgcagccctggggacaggaaGACAAGGACAGAGGATGTCCCTCCATCCTTTCGAATGCACATCCCTGATAGGATTTCTCTTGCAG AGATATCAGACACCAGTTTGAGGCCAGTCCTGTTGACCCAGCCAAGGAAGGTCCCCTCTGTCGTGGTGCATGTGTCCCCAGACCCCTCTGGGGATCTCCCTTTCCTGCCctcagccagcagagccagcgCCCAGCGCCGCAAGCGATCG GGCCATCACAGCAGCAAGTCACGGCGGGACAGGACCCCGAGTGACTGTGCCCAGCTGGCCTTGCACAGCCCAGGACAGCACCATGAGGG GCCGGATTCGTgtcccctgcctgctcccagtgccccacTCCCCCTCCTCATGGAGCCAGGCAGGATCTACTCCATGCAGAACATCTTCCAGACCATGTACCTCCTGGGCCAGGTGCTCTTCCACCGTGTTCAGGACTCTCTGCGAGACCCAGCACCGTCCAG TGGAGGACATTGA
- the CLDN2 gene encoding claudin-2, which produces MVSMGLQLLGYTVAFLGYIGTLAATLLPSWKTSSYIGSSIVTAVSFTKGLWMECATYSTGITQCDIYSSLLNLPADIQAAQALMVSSCAVSSLACLLSVVGMRCTVFSQGSPGKDRVAVAGGAVFVLGGLLCFIPLVWNIHVVLRDFRNPVLPDSMKFELGEALYLGTISSLLSLIGGFILCTSCPARDTTTAYSSAYQPQLLASKSPRPSVSQVQKNKSEVNSYNLTGYV; this is translated from the coding sequence ATGGTGTCCATggggctccagctgctgggctaCACCGTGGCTTTCCTGGGTTACATCGGCACGCTGGCGGCCAcactgctgcccagctggaagACCAGCTCCTACATCGGCTCCAGCATCGTGACAGCCGTCAGCTTCACCAAGGGGCTGTGGATGGAGTGCGCCACGTACAGCACGGGCATCACCCAGTGCGACATCTACAGCTCCCTGCTCAACCTGCCCGCCGACATCCAGGCGGCCCAAGCCCTCATGGTGAGCTCCTGCGCCGTGTCCTCCCTCGCCTGCCTGCTCTCCGTCGTGGGCATGAGGTGCACCGTCTTCAGCCAGGGCTCGCCGGGCAAGGACCGGGTGGCGGTGGCGGGCGGCGCAGTCTTCGTCCTCGGGGGGCTGCTCTGCTTCATCCCGCTGGTGTGGAACATCCACGTGGTGCTGCGGGATTTCCGCAACCCCGTCCTCCCCGACAGCATGAAGTTCGAGCTCGGGGAGGCTCTTTACCTGGGCAccatctcctccctcctctccctcatcGGCGGCTTCATCCtctgcacctcctgccctgcccgggACACAACCACCGCCTACTCCAGCGCCtaccagccccagctgctggcGAGCAAGAGCCCCCGGCCCTCTGTCAGCCAGGTGCAGAAGAACAAGAGTGAGGTCAATTCCTACAACCTGACAGGATACGTGTAG
- the LOC104691630 gene encoding LOW QUALITY PROTEIN: transmembrane gamma-carboxyglutamic acid protein 3 (The sequence of the model RefSeq protein was modified relative to this genomic sequence to represent the inferred CDS: inserted 1 base in 1 codon): MAMFLGARNAHSLLKRFPRANGFLEEIRQGTIERECIEEVCSYEEVKEVFENKEKTMEFWKGYTSSVYSVKDPGHSTERSDAMYVVVPLLGVALLIVIALFIIWRCQLQKATRHRPSYAQNRYLASRTGRSLPRVMVYRERSQSQGETQYQREASNRGAGMAEPGXTPQPDGTLCPPEHSVSVLSRLSSATPPPSYEEVTGHPESSSGEETSVSYNDPPPKYEEIVATAPAAGK; the protein is encoded by the exons ATGGCAA TGTTCTTGGGGGCCAGGAATGCCCACTCGCTCCTGAAACGCTTTCCCAGAGCCAATGGCTTCCTGGAGGAGATCCGGCAGGGCACCATCGAGCGGGAGTGCATCGAGGAGGTCTGCAGCTATGAGGAGGTCAAGGAGGTGTTTGAGAACAAGGAGAAGACG ATGGAGTTTTGGAAAGGCTACACCAGCTCTGTGTACTCTGTCAAGGACCCCGGGCACAGCACGGAGCGCTCTGACGCTATGTACGTGGTGGTGCCCCTCTTGGGAGTGGCTCTTCTCATAGTCATCGCCCTCTTCATCATCTGGAGGTGCCAGCTGCAAAAGGCCACCCGCCACCGCCCTTCCTATGCCCAGAACCGTTACCTGGCCAGCCGGACGGGCCGCAGCCTCCCCAGGGTCATGGTGTACCGGGAGCGGTCGCAGAGCCAAGGGGAGACCCAGTACCAGCGGGAAGCCAGCAACCGGGGCGCTGGGATGGCAGAGCCGG GCACCCCCCAGCCAGACGGCACCCTCTGCCCACCAGAGCATTCTGTATCTGTCCTCTCCAGACTGTCCAGTGCCACCCCCCCGCCCTCCTATGAGGAGGTGACGGGCcacccagagagcagcagcgGCGAGGAGACCAGCGTGTCCTACAATGACCCTCCGCCCAAGTACGAAGAGATCGTGGCCACGGCCCCTGCTGCGGGCAAATAG
- the LOC104691629 gene encoding uncharacterized protein LOC104691629 isoform X4, whose protein sequence is MSPPGGRGTPPPRALPPRGSAPAVPGAIPGAAGSPRAGLVSEPAPHPFPSLLFLGSCSGFTGPLRTSAKMWPLWGLDVNRVRCDLLFTEAINQRMQVPNRLKVAESCSPGDRKTRTEDVPPSFRMHIPDRISLAEISDTSLRPVLLTQPRKVPSVVVHVSPDPSGDLPFLPSASRASAQRRKRSGHHSSKSRRDRTPSDCAQLALHSPGQHHEGPDSCPLPAPSAPLPLLMEPGRIYSMQNIFQTMYLLGQVLFHRVQDSLRDPAPSSSGGH, encoded by the exons ATGTCCCCACCGGGAGGACGTGGGACCCCCCCACCCCGTGCCTTGCCCCCGCGGGGATCAGCGCCCGCGGTGCCCGGAGCCATCCCGGGGGCAGCGGGCTCACCCCGAGCCGG CTTGGTCTCAGAGCCTGCTCCTCaccccttcccatccctcttGTTCCTTGGGAGCTGCAGTGGTTTCACAG GACCCTTGAGGACATCTGCAAAGATGTGGCCGCTTTGGGGACTGGACGTGAACCGGGTGCGCTGTGACCTGCTCTTCACAGAAGCTATCAACCAGAGGATGCAGGTTCCCAACAGGCTGAAGGtggcagagagctgcagccctggggacaggaaGACAAGGACAGAGGATGTCCCTCCATCCTTTCGAATGCACATCCCTGATAGGATTTCTCTTGCAG AGATATCAGACACCAGTTTGAGGCCAGTCCTGTTGACCCAGCCAAGGAAGGTCCCCTCTGTCGTGGTGCATGTGTCCCCAGACCCCTCTGGGGATCTCCCTTTCCTGCCctcagccagcagagccagcgCCCAGCGCCGCAAGCGATCG GGCCATCACAGCAGCAAGTCACGGCGGGACAGGACCCCGAGTGACTGTGCCCAGCTGGCCTTGCACAGCCCAGGACAGCACCATGAGGG GCCGGATTCGTgtcccctgcctgctcccagtgccccacTCCCCCTCCTCATGGAGCCAGGCAGGATCTACTCCATGCAGAACATCTTCCAGACCATGTACCTCCTGGGCCAGGTGCTCTTCCACCGTGTTCAGGACTCTCTGCGAGACCCAGCACCGTCCAG cAGTGGAGGACATTGA
- the LOC104691629 gene encoding uncharacterized protein LOC104691629 isoform X3: MSPPGGRGTPPPRALPPRGSAPAVPGAIPGAAGSPRAGLVSEPAPHPFPSLLFLGSCSGFTGPLRTSAKMWPLWGLDVNRVRCDLLFTEAINQRMQVPNRLKVAESCSPGDRKTRTEDVPPSFRMHIPDRISLAEISDTSLRPVLLTQPRKVPSVVVHVSPDPSGDLPFLPSASRASAQRRKRSGHHSSKSRRDRTPSDCAQLALHSPGQHHEGPDSCPLPAPSAPLPLLMEPGRIYSMQNIFQTMYLLGQVLFHRVQDSLRDPAPSSLLERSV; encoded by the exons ATGTCCCCACCGGGAGGACGTGGGACCCCCCCACCCCGTGCCTTGCCCCCGCGGGGATCAGCGCCCGCGGTGCCCGGAGCCATCCCGGGGGCAGCGGGCTCACCCCGAGCCGG CTTGGTCTCAGAGCCTGCTCCTCaccccttcccatccctcttGTTCCTTGGGAGCTGCAGTGGTTTCACAG GACCCTTGAGGACATCTGCAAAGATGTGGCCGCTTTGGGGACTGGACGTGAACCGGGTGCGCTGTGACCTGCTCTTCACAGAAGCTATCAACCAGAGGATGCAGGTTCCCAACAGGCTGAAGGtggcagagagctgcagccctggggacaggaaGACAAGGACAGAGGATGTCCCTCCATCCTTTCGAATGCACATCCCTGATAGGATTTCTCTTGCAG AGATATCAGACACCAGTTTGAGGCCAGTCCTGTTGACCCAGCCAAGGAAGGTCCCCTCTGTCGTGGTGCATGTGTCCCCAGACCCCTCTGGGGATCTCCCTTTCCTGCCctcagccagcagagccagcgCCCAGCGCCGCAAGCGATCG GGCCATCACAGCAGCAAGTCACGGCGGGACAGGACCCCGAGTGACTGTGCCCAGCTGGCCTTGCACAGCCCAGGACAGCACCATGAGGG GCCGGATTCGTgtcccctgcctgctcccagtgccccacTCCCCCTCCTCATGGAGCCAGGCAGGATCTACTCCATGCAGAACATCTTCCAGACCATGTACCTCCTGGGCCAGGTGCTCTTCCACCGTGTTCAGGACTCTCTGCGAGACCCAGCACCGTCCAG CTTGTTGGAGAGGAGTGTGTGA